Below is a window of Arthrobacter sp. SLBN-112 DNA.
TGCACAGCCGCCATCACGGCGCCGAAGGCCCGGCCAAAGAAGCCTGTCAGGGCGTCCATTGGGACGCGTTCGCGGACCACTGCGACAGCCTGCTCGGAGATGTGGATCTTTCGTGGCTCCTGCCCATTTTCATTCATGCCAACAGCCTTCCCGCGGCGTCGGCGGCCCGACAGTGCCATAGGACTCTAAACGCAATTGAGGCCATGGCCCGGGGTCCAAATGCCCTAGCCCAAGCGGCGGCGGCCCGGTAATTTCGGCTCTATGCGTGATCACCGGCGGCACACAGCACCGAAGTGTCCTGAATGAGGAACCAGGCCGCCCCGCCCGCGGCATCCGGCGGGCGCCTCGAGGGCGTTGACGCCGAGGAGCCTGCGACGTCACCCGTGGAGAAGGCATGGCGGTTCACCAAGCGGTACCCCGTCGTCGCGCTGACATGCCTGGTGCTGGTGGCCACGCTGATGCTGCTGCAATCCGGCCTGGCCCTGCAGGTCCGTATCCTCGCCTCCGCCTACGCCGCCGTGATCGTGGTGCTGCGTTCCGGCGGCATGGTCCGTGCCCTGCGGGAGGGGCGTTGGGGGATCGACCTGCTGGCGCTGATGGCCATTGCCAGCACCGTGGCCGTGGGCGAATACCTGGCCGCCCTGGTGGTCATCCTCATGCTTACCGGCGGGGAGGCACTCGAGAACTTTGCCCAGGGACGTGCCGCCCGTGAACTGCGGTCCCTGCTGGACCGGGCGCCCCGCTTCGCGCACCGCGAGGGAGCCGACGCCGCGCTCGAGGATACGCCGATCGGCGAGGTGGTGCCGGGGGACGTACTGATGGTCCGTCCCTCTGAGCTGGTGCCGGTGGACGGCATGCTTCTGTCCGGTACTGCAAGCCTTGACGAATCATCGCTGACGGGGGAGAGCCTGCCCGTGGAGCACAGCCGGGGTCAGTCGCTGCTCAGCGGCTCGGTGAACGGTGTGGCAGCTATCCGCATGCGTGCATCGGCCACCGCTGCCGACTCCCAGTACAGCCGCATCATCGCCTTGGTTGAAGAGGCATCAAACAGCCGGGCCCCGGTGGTGCGGCTCGCTGACCGCTACGCTGTTCCCTTCACCCTCCTGGCCCTGGGCATGGCCGGCACGGCCTGGCTCCTGTCAGGTGAAGCGCTCCGCTTTGCACAGGTCCTCGTGGTGGCCACACCATGCCCGCTCCTGATTGCGGCCCCCGTGGCATTCCTGGCCGGCACCAGCCAGGCCGCGCACAAAGGCATCATCATCAAGAACACCAGGACGCTCGAGCAACTCGCGAAGGCGCAGACAGCGGTTTTCGACAAGACCGGGACCCTTACCTCCGGGCGTCCCGTCCTTGATGAGGTCCGGCTGGCGCCGGGCAAGGGCGGGGCCTTGGGCAGCCAAAGGATCCTTCAGCTGGCTGCCTCGGCTGAGCAGTACTCCTCGCACGTCCTGGCAGGCTCGGTGATCGAGGCCGCACGATCGGCCAACCTGGTGCTCCTGCCGGTACAGCAGGCGGCTGAGACCGCCACCCACGGGGTGGAAGCTGTCTGTGACGGCCGGCGCGTGGTGGTGGGCAAAGCAGGCCTGGTCAGCAGCGTGTCGACCGGATTCCGTGAAGCACCGGTCCGCAGTGGCCAGCTGGCCATTCACGTGGCCGTGGACGGCGAGTACGCCGGTGCGCTGGTCATGAAGGATCCGTTGCGCCGCAACGCCGTCGATACCCTGGCACAGCTGAACTTCCTGGGCGTGCGGAACACCATGCTGCTGACCGGGGATGCCCGGGCCACCGCCGCGCACATAGCCGAGGAAGCGGGAATCGGCCGCGTGCAGGCCGAATGCCTTCCCGAAGACAAGGTCGACACGGTGGCCGCCATCCGGGAACGGCCGGTGATCATGGTGGGCGACGGCGTCAACGATGCCCCCGTCCTGGCCGCCGCAGAGGTAGGCATAGCCATGGGCGCCAAGGGCGCCACGGCGGCCAGTGAATCCGCGGACGTGGTGATCATGCTCGATGACCTGTCCAAGGTGGCCCAGGCCGTCGCCATCGGCAAACGGACGGTGGCTGTGGCCCTGGTGAGCATCTGGACGGGCATCGGGCTCAGCCTCGTGCTGATGGCCATCGCCATGACGGGATACATTCCCGCCGTGGCCGGCGCCCTGTTGCAGGAGCTGGTGGACCTGGCCACCATCCTGAACGGCCTGCGCGCCCTCCATGGTGCTGACCCGACGCGCACGGCAGGCTCCAGGCGCCGTTGGCCTGCCGGCGCTGGGGTCCAACCGCCTGCATGACTTTTGGCCCTTCCCACCGAAAGCACCGGCCGGGAACGTGGTGGTATGAACGCAGAAACAGCGGCCAAGCGCGTCATCGCGGGCGTGGACGGTTCCGAATTTTCCTCCACCGCGCTGCGGTTTGCCGGGAAGCTGGCAGCCCGCCTGGGGACCCGGTTTGAGGTCATCACATGCGTCGGGATGCCCGACTACCTGGTGACCTCGCGCCTCGAAGGAGCAGACCGGCAGTTCACCGCCAGGCTTGAGGACGCCGCCGAACGTCTCGTGGAGGACGCCCTGGGCCGGGCCTTCCCGGGCGAGCGGCCGGAGAACGTCGACGTGAGCGCCAAGTTCGGGCCTCCGGCGAAGGTGCTGGTGGATGAAAGCCGGCGGGCGCAGATGCTGGTGGTGGGAAGGCATGGAGAGGGCGGCCTCCTCAAGTCGTCCCTGGGCTCCGTTACCAGGGCATGCGCAGCACATTCCGCCTGCCCGGTGCTCCTGGTGGGCCAGGAGGCGGACGCCGTGTGAGGACCGCGGAGGGCCTGACGTCTGAAAGGGCCGCACAACTCCTGAAACAGGCTGGCCCCAACGAGCTTCCCACGGAAAAACCCGTCCCGCAGTGGCGGAAGCTGTGGGGCGAGATGACGCACTTCTTCGCCCTCATGCTGTGGTGCGCCGCCGGGCTGGCCTTCCTCGCGGACATGCCCCAACTCGCGGTGGCGATCGTCGTGGTCGTCATCGTCAACGGGGTGTTCGCCCACATCCAGCAGGAACGCGCCCAGCACGCCGCCGCCAAGCTGCGCGCCCTGCTGCCGGCCGACGTCATGGTCCGGCGGGACGGGAAAGTACGGAAGGTCCATGCCAGCGCGCTGGTGGTCGAAGACGTGGTGCTGCTCGCTGCCGGAGACCGGCTCCCCGCCGACATGCTCCTCGTGGCGGCCTCGGCGTGCGCGGTGGATGAATCGATGTTGACCGGCGAAAGCGAACCGGTCCCCAAAGTGGCAGGCCACCTGGTCTGGGGCGGCACCTTCCTTGTCAACGGCTACGGGGAAGCCACCGTTACCGCGACTGGCGCCAACACCAGGCTGGCCGGAATCGCCGACCTCACCAGCAAAGCGGTTTCGCCCCCGACGCCGCTGTCCCTGGAACTGCGCCGGATCGTCCGGGTCACCGCGGCGATGGCACTGGGAATCGCGGCCGTCTTCTTCCTGGCATCGCTGCTGGTGGGTTTCCAATGGCGCGATTCGTTCCTGTTCGCCATTGGCGTTGCCGTGGCACTGGTACCGGAGGGGCTCCTGCCCACCGTAACCCTCTCCCTTGCCATGGGTGCGCAACGGATGGCCGCGCGCAACGGACTTGTCCGCAACCTCGAAGCAGTCGAAACCCTCGGGTCCACAACATTCATTTGCACCGACAAAACCGGAACCCTGACCCAGAACCGGATGAACGCCGTCGAGGTCTTTACCGCGGACGGCTCCGTCCACGTGACGGGCGAAGGCTACGGTCCCGACGCCGACGTCCAGGGGCGCGGAGTGGACAAAGCGGCAGCCGCCGCGCTCGCAGCACGGACTGCTTCGCAGGGCCGGGCCGAACTGCACGACGGGCAATGGCGCGCCCTGGGCGATCCGATGGAAGCGGCACTGGACGTCCTGGCCCGCAGGCTGACGGGAACCGTATCCGGGGTTGCCCCGGCGCGCCGGATGCCGTTTGACCCGGTACGGCGCAGGGAATCAGCCATTGTGGGACCGGACCTGTTTTGCAAGGGCGCCCCCGAAACCGTGTTCCCGGTGTGCGGCACCGTGCCCCCGCACGTCAAGGAACACGTGGAGGTGATGGCCTCACATGGCTTGCGCGTCATTGCCGTGGCACGGCGGCGGCTCGGGGGAGTTCCGGCCACGTGGCTGACCAGCACGCCGGCCGAACTGGAAACCGGGCTGGAACTCCTCGGCCTGATCGGACTCCAGGACCCGCCCCGCCCCGATGTGGGCGACGTGATCGGGACTGCGCGCCGGGCCGGCCTGAAGATCGCCATGATTACCGGTGACCACCCGGGGACCGCGGCAGCGATTGCCCGCCAGATCGGCCTGATCGGATCGCCCGAATGTGTCCTTGAGGGCTCGGACCTGCCCGAGGACGACCAGGTTCTGGGTGCCCTCCTGGACCGGGACGGGGTGGTGGTCAGCAGGGTCTCGCCCGAGCAGAAGCTCCGGGTCGCCAGGGCGCTGCAGGCCCGCGGGCACGTAGTGGCAATGACCGGCGACGGCGTGAACGACGGCCCTGCCCTCCGCGAAGCCGATATCGGCGTGGCCATGGGGCTTAGCGGGACCGACGTGGCGCGGGAAGCGTCGGACCTGGTGCTCCTGGACGACCACTTCGGCACCATCGTCGCAGCCATCGAGCAGGGCCGTGCCACGTACGCCAATATCCACCGCTTCCTCACCTACCACCTGACCGACAACGTGGCGGAACTGACCCCCTTCGTCATCTGGGCGCTTTCCGGCGGGCAGTTTCCGCTGGCACTGGGCGTGCTCCAGATCCTTGCCCTGGACATTGGAACCGACCTGCTGCCCGCCCTCGCGCTAGGAGCGGAGGCGCCCGGCAAACGCGTCCTTGCCCGTCCGCCCGAACGCCGGCACCTCATGGACCGGCGGCTGATCATCCGGGTCTTCTGCATCCTGGGGCCGGTGGAAGCCGTCACGGAAATGGCAGTATTCGCGGCTGTCCTCGCCGCCGGCGGCTGGACCCGGGGACAACCGCCCGCGCCCGGCCTCCTGGCGGCCGCTTCCGGTGCCGCGTTCATGACAGTGGTCCTGGGGCAGCTCGCCAACGCCTTTGCCTGCCGGAGTGCCACGGTGCCGCCGTGGAAGCTGGGCTGGGGGACCAACAGGCTGCTGGTGTGGGCGGTGTTGGCTGAACTGGCCATCCTGGCTGCCTGCCTCTACCTGCCGTACATTGCGGCAGTGCTGGGCCAGGCCCCACCCACACCCATGGGCATTGCCCTTGCACTCCTCGCCGCCCCCGCGGTCCTGGCGGCGGACTGGATCCACAAGGCTGTCCGGAACCGCCGGCGGCCGGCCCAGGCGCCCTCCGTGGCGTGAGGACCTGACCCCGAAGCGGTGCAGGCGCCCGGGACCAAAGACTCTGCCTGCCCTGCCGGGCAGAGGCCAGAATCGAGCCATGAGTGCCCCCGCAGAAGCCGTCCCGGCCAACGTCGTCAATGTCACGTGGATCGAAGACACCGGGATCGCAGACATCCCGTCGGTTGGAGGCAAGAACGCATCCCTGGGGGAGCTGAGCCGTTCCCTGCAATCGTCAGGGGTCAGGGTTCCCGAGGCGTTTGCCACGACTGCCGCCGCCTACCGCAGCTTCCTGGCAGCCAATGACCTGGAGCCCGGGATCCGGAAGCACATGGAGGACCATCGTGCCGGGCGGGCAACGCTCCGCCAGGTAGGAGCAGCGATCCGCGAACTGTTCCTGCAGGCGAGTTTTCCTGAGACGATCGCCGCCGACATCCAGGAGCATTACCTTGATCTGTGCCGCCGCACGGGCCAGGCCCAGGTGCCGGTGGCCGTCCGCAGCAGCGCCACGGCCGAGGACCTGCCGGACGCCAGCTTCGCCGGCCAGCAGGAGACCTTCCTGAACGTGGCAGGCGAACGCGGCGTCCTTGACGCCTGCAGGCGCTGCTACGCATCGTTGTTCACCGACCGTGCCATCAGCTACCGGGAAATGAAGGGCTACGACCACATGGACGTCGCCCTGTCCGTGGGGGTCCAGAGGATGGTCCGTTCCGACGTTGGCGCCTCCGGAGTGATGTTCTCGATTGACACCGAGTCCGGCTTTCCCGACGTCGTGGTCATCAGCGCCGCCTGGGGCCTTGGCGAGACGGTGGTGCAGGGCACCATCAATCCGGACAAGTACCAGGTGTTCAAGCCGCTTCTGGCCGACCCGCAGTTCAGCCCGGTCATCGAGCGGGCCGTGGGCGCCAAGGAGCGCAAGATGGTTTACAGCCAGGGCGGTGACGCACGGACCCGGACCGTAGATACCAGCGAGCGCGAGCGGCGCTCGCTGGTACTGAGTGATCCGGAAATTGTCCTCCTCGCCCGGTGGGCCGCCGCCGTCGAAAAGCATTACGGCCGGCCGATGGACATGGAGTGGGCAAAGGACGGGGTGACCGGTGAGCTCTTCATGGTGCAGGCGCGGCCGGAAACGGTCCAGGCGCGCAGAAGCACGTCCACCTTCCGGACCTACCACCTCCTGCATCCCGGACCGGTCCTGGCGACCGGGGCCGCGATTGGTGATGCCATCGCCAAGGGTGCGGCGTGCGTGATCCGCGACGCGAAGGACATCGAGTCCTTCGTTGACGGTTCCGTGCTGGTCACCCGGATGACCGACCCCGACTGGGTCCCGGTGATGAAGCGCGCCGCCGGCATCATCACCGACCACGGCGGGACCACCAGCCACGCCGCGATCGTCAGCCGTGAGCTTGGCGTGCCTGCCGTCGTCGGAACGCGCAACGCAACGGAGATATTGTCCGACGGCGGCCCGGTCACCTTGTCCTGCGCGGAAGGGGAGGAGGGGCGCGTCTATGAAGGACTGCTCGATTACTCAGTGGAGGATGTGGACATGGCGGCCCTTCCCGCCACCCGCACGGATGTGATGATCAACATCGCCAGCCCGGCCGCCGCGTTCAAGTGGTGGCGGCTACCCGCAGCAGGGGTGGGACTGGCCCGGATGGAGTTCATCATCAACAGCCTGATCCGCGTCCACCCCATGGCACTGGTCCACCCGGAAAAGGTGGCAGACCCGCAGGAAGCGGATCTCATCAGGCAGCTCACCAGCGGCTACGACGATCC
It encodes the following:
- a CDS encoding heavy metal translocating P-type ATPase; the encoded protein is MRNQAAPPAASGGRLEGVDAEEPATSPVEKAWRFTKRYPVVALTCLVLVATLMLLQSGLALQVRILASAYAAVIVVLRSGGMVRALREGRWGIDLLALMAIASTVAVGEYLAALVVILMLTGGEALENFAQGRAARELRSLLDRAPRFAHREGADAALEDTPIGEVVPGDVLMVRPSELVPVDGMLLSGTASLDESSLTGESLPVEHSRGQSLLSGSVNGVAAIRMRASATAADSQYSRIIALVEEASNSRAPVVRLADRYAVPFTLLALGMAGTAWLLSGEALRFAQVLVVATPCPLLIAAPVAFLAGTSQAAHKGIIIKNTRTLEQLAKAQTAVFDKTGTLTSGRPVLDEVRLAPGKGGALGSQRILQLAASAEQYSSHVLAGSVIEAARSANLVLLPVQQAAETATHGVEAVCDGRRVVVGKAGLVSSVSTGFREAPVRSGQLAIHVAVDGEYAGALVMKDPLRRNAVDTLAQLNFLGVRNTMLLTGDARATAAHIAEEAGIGRVQAECLPEDKVDTVAAIRERPVIMVGDGVNDAPVLAAAEVGIAMGAKGATAASESADVVIMLDDLSKVAQAVAIGKRTVAVALVSIWTGIGLSLVLMAIAMTGYIPAVAGALLQELVDLATILNGLRALHGADPTRTAGSRRRWPAGAGVQPPA
- a CDS encoding cation-transporting P-type ATPase — its product is MRTAEGLTSERAAQLLKQAGPNELPTEKPVPQWRKLWGEMTHFFALMLWCAAGLAFLADMPQLAVAIVVVVIVNGVFAHIQQERAQHAAAKLRALLPADVMVRRDGKVRKVHASALVVEDVVLLAAGDRLPADMLLVAASACAVDESMLTGESEPVPKVAGHLVWGGTFLVNGYGEATVTATGANTRLAGIADLTSKAVSPPTPLSLELRRIVRVTAAMALGIAAVFFLASLLVGFQWRDSFLFAIGVAVALVPEGLLPTVTLSLAMGAQRMAARNGLVRNLEAVETLGSTTFICTDKTGTLTQNRMNAVEVFTADGSVHVTGEGYGPDADVQGRGVDKAAAAALAARTASQGRAELHDGQWRALGDPMEAALDVLARRLTGTVSGVAPARRMPFDPVRRRESAIVGPDLFCKGAPETVFPVCGTVPPHVKEHVEVMASHGLRVIAVARRRLGGVPATWLTSTPAELETGLELLGLIGLQDPPRPDVGDVIGTARRAGLKIAMITGDHPGTAAAIARQIGLIGSPECVLEGSDLPEDDQVLGALLDRDGVVVSRVSPEQKLRVARALQARGHVVAMTGDGVNDGPALREADIGVAMGLSGTDVAREASDLVLLDDHFGTIVAAIEQGRATYANIHRFLTYHLTDNVAELTPFVIWALSGGQFPLALGVLQILALDIGTDLLPALALGAEAPGKRVLARPPERRHLMDRRLIIRVFCILGPVEAVTEMAVFAAVLAAGGWTRGQPPAPGLLAAASGAAFMTVVLGQLANAFACRSATVPPWKLGWGTNRLLVWAVLAELAILAACLYLPYIAAVLGQAPPTPMGIALALLAAPAVLAADWIHKAVRNRRRPAQAPSVA
- a CDS encoding universal stress protein, giving the protein MNAETAAKRVIAGVDGSEFSSTALRFAGKLAARLGTRFEVITCVGMPDYLVTSRLEGADRQFTARLEDAAERLVEDALGRAFPGERPENVDVSAKFGPPAKVLVDESRRAQMLVVGRHGEGGLLKSSLGSVTRACAAHSACPVLLVGQEADAV
- the ppsA gene encoding phosphoenolpyruvate synthase translates to MSAPAEAVPANVVNVTWIEDTGIADIPSVGGKNASLGELSRSLQSSGVRVPEAFATTAAAYRSFLAANDLEPGIRKHMEDHRAGRATLRQVGAAIRELFLQASFPETIAADIQEHYLDLCRRTGQAQVPVAVRSSATAEDLPDASFAGQQETFLNVAGERGVLDACRRCYASLFTDRAISYREMKGYDHMDVALSVGVQRMVRSDVGASGVMFSIDTESGFPDVVVISAAWGLGETVVQGTINPDKYQVFKPLLADPQFSPVIERAVGAKERKMVYSQGGDARTRTVDTSERERRSLVLSDPEIVLLARWAAAVEKHYGRPMDMEWAKDGVTGELFMVQARPETVQARRSTSTFRTYHLLHPGPVLATGAAIGDAIAKGAACVIRDAKDIESFVDGSVLVTRMTDPDWVPVMKRAAGIITDHGGTTSHAAIVSRELGVPAVVGTRNATEILSDGGPVTLSCAEGEEGRVYEGLLDYSVEDVDMAALPATRTDVMINIASPAAAFKWWRLPAAGVGLARMEFIINSLIRVHPMALVHPEKVADPQEADLIRQLTSGYDDPQEYFVDVLATGIAKIAAPFHPKPVIVRLSDFKSNEYSHLVGGRFFERPEENPMIGFRGASRYYSSHYREAFALECRALKRVREQAGFRNVIVMVPFCRTVREADQVIEAMAEHGLVRGADGLQLYMMCEIPSNVVLADEFAKRFDGFSIGSNDLTQLVLGVDRDSEELAGLFDERDPAVTGLIAEAISKAHAAGIKIGICGQGPSNHPELAEFLVRQGIDSISLNPDTYVKTIPVISAAEAAAGKAS